In a genomic window of Fusobacterium sp. FSA-380-WT-3A:
- the gltS gene encoding sodium/glutamate symporter, with protein MIQLKLDMFQTLALTVLLIWLGNYLRNKFPILKKYCIPSAVVGGLLFSILTCILFVNNIASVSFDSKTTNTLFYCVFFAASGAAAGLGLLKKGGKLILVFSILAAVTAFLQNVLAVGLGKALSVKPLIALMTGSIPMTGGHGNAASFAPIAEEMGAVGAVEVAIAAATFGLISGCIVGGPIGNFLVQRHGLKGSATAEEIAEMEKASQKNFIVNKDRSLKAVCLMFLACGFGSILFALLKKVLPGVSLPIHVLCMLGGLIIRNVYDMVIGEDEALYESIDIVGEISLAMFVTMSIMTMKLWQLADLAIPMIILLFAQVVLMVIFAVFITYKFLGKDYDAAVMAVGHTGFGLGAVPVSMATMKTVCDKYGYSKIAFFVVPVIGGLISNFTNAAIITYFLNLCNKL; from the coding sequence ATGATACAATTAAAATTGGATATGTTTCAAACATTAGCTTTAACAGTCTTACTTATTTGGTTAGGAAATTATTTAAGAAATAAATTTCCTATTTTGAAAAAATATTGTATTCCATCTGCTGTTGTTGGAGGACTTTTATTTTCTATATTAACTTGTATATTATTTGTTAATAATATAGCTAGTGTATCTTTTGATAGTAAAACAACTAATACTTTATTCTATTGTGTATTCTTTGCTGCTAGTGGAGCTGCTGCTGGATTAGGACTTCTTAAAAAAGGTGGTAAATTAATTCTTGTCTTCTCAATATTAGCTGCTGTTACAGCCTTTTTACAAAATGTATTAGCTGTTGGTCTTGGTAAAGCATTAAGTGTTAAACCTTTAATCGCTTTAATGACTGGTTCAATTCCTATGACAGGAGGACATGGAAATGCTGCCTCTTTTGCCCCAATCGCTGAAGAAATGGGAGCTGTAGGAGCTGTTGAAGTGGCTATTGCTGCTGCTACTTTCGGATTAATTTCTGGATGTATTGTAGGAGGACCTATTGGTAATTTCTTAGTTCAAAGACATGGACTAAAAGGAAGTGCTACAGCTGAAGAAATTGCTGAAATGGAAAAAGCAAGTCAAAAGAATTTTATTGTTAATAAAGATAGATCTTTAAAAGCAGTTTGTCTAATGTTCTTAGCTTGTGGATTTGGTTCTATATTATTTGCACTTCTAAAAAAAGTTTTACCTGGTGTAAGTTTACCAATTCACGTTTTATGTATGTTAGGTGGATTAATTATAAGAAATGTTTATGATATGGTAATTGGTGAAGATGAAGCTCTATACGAATCTATAGATATTGTTGGAGAAATATCTCTTGCTATGTTTGTTACTATGTCTATCATGACAATGAAATTATGGCAATTAGCTGATTTAGCTATCCCAATGATTATACTTCTATTTGCTCAAGTAGTATTAATGGTTATCTTTGCTGTATTCATCACTTATAAATTCTTAGGTAAAGATTATGATGCTGCTGTAATGGCTGTTGGACATACTGGATTTGGATTAGGAGCTGTACCTGTTTCTATGGCAACTATGAAAACTGTTTGTGATAAATATGGATATTCTAAAATAGCATTCTTCGTTGTTCCAGTTATTGGAGGATTAATTAGTAACTTTACAAATGCCGCAATTATAACATATTTCCTAAATTTATGTAATAAATTATAA